From Ostrinia nubilalis chromosome 9, ilOstNubi1.1, whole genome shotgun sequence, one genomic window encodes:
- the LOC135074845 gene encoding small subunit processome component 20 homolog has translation MKSKPVKHKTTNTFRFVPFAERINSIDIRHAALYHIEHAYTQHPDENDTHFHLAIQKWYALNLTENFKKFRKDVFGIITVPQLVHKKEEVFDILERYLNLEDQLCLQPLLEILVSLAKDLRNDFYPQFPRFLDILIKLLNTKDADRLEWTLVCLAFLFKILKPNLKKDIAVVLKRIIPLLSEEHPQYINNFAAESFAFVARDIRDKKKFLELLLNYLKINDDAITGCGHLLFEMIKGVGNKFHSCIDTFLPLLLQTLKDDKQYQDVLFKVLTQTIEDSLQTISHKEYTIFWSSALRFIEEILNENDEESKGLEYILRLAGQVVEHQNGKYLTNPPQFVLLLVKVICEQFSENVLEVCAQIGALLLLSPNVSLSQEHAGIIVKVLLPLPYPNILINFVRNVIDYAQFDMHILPPFLNFVLQSGFDNEAMCTLTKICLRKSPLSMNGIKLFEWVKYPVDFGAGLPDFMEHCNTVLNDDMENIVENPSKLMNVLFCLPHIENIDVDYCVTTLSKLIAKLLQVLNTYNIAVQSENNQFHCDNTALSRCARQVLFILANALESAIHISSCKKLKTICDIEMLLCVILPYAADPNYLAALHLLDLYLTAYEQENGLIYAHLSLIDSYLRNNVSSPFHTVRLLTTHVYKLFENVPELEKTAQVGGSVVRFSVFSRCFAVESIQPSIQEYRAQINMLQKMTLNTTQYTLAKETDFHLFALNYMLGFLYVNFKLLWEPVSEFIAGYGNALTAEEFWPPFYKALTTSFENAKKDLKKFQFDSEIDTNYSFLRQLYTEYNSIFERPDVYNYRNLILKVMTNCIQVCEAKNRDVVVLFLNFIEGEYRRNDGGNALKIDVEVRNNTAMEIDESAIENAANAEDIPEVIEEPKETASGKIIFKTLINIMQVLAQFKNPRALHKEPVFWELYMEFLKHKNAGLQKFALDCVLNYKNKSVTPYKSNLYNLVDENKFKDELTLFKITEDSQNIQPDDRQHVVPIILRILYGKMTSKLGADKKGGGQARRSLVMRYLAGCNENELKMFIEMAFSHLQQYLTLEPRQILENTMATLDLKSITSPGKLHSILNLFEVVREYFGGYLKDDLQNQFFKIFYSVCSLVGAVLSQGDRVHVGYVKIMKNLRTLCLGTLRKLFDQFHEYPWSKDELYVIYETLIWPLIPKLHIEGIHTPTALLKLLNTWCQNPRYYVLLVTVSEKDNTLCPLPALFQLLLAPKTTPGVVNTILDMIEKLLTLAEDNEEKEVPPIESFNVLPTTDSNSIENVKEINFGSIILIPHIPSILEVMKRRIANSAKSNTVNRRDLLILSRVTELVTTPELCDDLLNLLLPILVKKVCMNMAEENMEHAVTTIINLLGHSTNPQIYIKNIAVLFNKVAPVDVRKLLIKLLSSIAENADKNKDVLTRMASIITEMNAYNKMWIEQPDFDRRIDAYKKIYQLSENNEIDLDLAILIVNNCFYSIRTEKDIGLRDGAGLCLKRILPKLLSKYWSMTDGQFLVRDTVLSLISSGIRDTKNEILRNESIALLGELARESPDADVVLSDLAHLTNKEDVEVDFFENMCHLQMHRRVRALMKFCKVVKKVSKCPTPRTLTNFILPLATTYICDDKYTDKNTLIDACIEVISTSCRLLPWYHYEVILKTYLNKMRHSTEHQKQLTRILVGILDAFHFDFSKVKNIDLPKALITNTETGTIRLGRKKAKTEQNAETNENAEVVEKKTETDDAEMKENETPEEDKVEIDVESELKAADDEAEKDDSSKEVSDVPAFERITSVSPSVAKRIIKSLSAGLLPQLNRAIGKMTDHEESHKVNRRRTGIERQEEEMMRVPIALALVKLLQRLPGEPLRHQLPGIIIKLCSFLKSPLKQVRIAARDIVKKIMITVGSSYLGILLEHLTLLLTKGFQCHVLVSTIHTVLDALKSDFKAGELNENLDYILDVCTNDLFGDLSEEKEVDKLHYKTPEAKPSKKSYVTLMIVSQNITEGCLINLLLPFKEVLQKHHSKKMVLKVQEALMHISSGLVTNKFIDIESLFIFLHGIASESIPEFVLGAPKREITEAQKEKMLRAKPDCFIIPETPKRSKESQVRNVKTSGKANSHVLVEFSMNILYVILKREKVPRMDCKAFVDPLIPLLVDALKSDHVKVTTVAMKCILTLWTIRISTPTLEEMVQDVVKTIFSILHKYATFEISKQNDNYHLVRNAFKAVTVLIRNVKYYKLEAEQLKTLLLYAEEDCMNDERQANSFTLLKAILEAKLVSTELHEVMEKISKICILSESAKSREEARTIFVTYLTNYSPGKKMDKFIQFFVSQLNFELQHGRESSLKFLDMIINKFPLQQLSKHGDYLLLALGASMLNDSAPECRAAAAACLEAMLKRLPTLDRNKLFDLVLTFFQDTQIPRYVYLLLLTSSSMLNHSAPECRAAAAACLEAMLKRLPTLDRNKLFDLVLTFFQDTQIPRYVNLLLLTGSSMFNDSAPECRAAAAACLEAMLKRLPTLDRNKLFDLVLTFFQDTQIPRYVYLLLLTSSSMLNDSAPECRAAAAACLEAMLKRLPTLDRNKLFDLVLTFFQDTQIPRYVYLLLLTSSSMLNDSAPECRAAAAACLEAMLKRLPTLDRNKLFDLVLTFFQDTQPIHFELAAQLSTRFVNVEGDDFKSRLSTVLSLVSSKILLLSNDITEGRFVKLRLEQSDDKTDEEKQKEKDHSLIQILNLIDRITTNCSNSIKDKKFISDFDDLAQQCQALLGYPHAWVRLRAAKILGTILCVVNIEELDLVVQKKAESERGFIYYDTEVSLRSLVLDLCAQFTPSVTKEMAEEVTSVLFQILKLVHNMSSFKLTPKCIAEESKEEAETTAKVNLRWILFKLRKAVNVEVARAPNSTNIRISIFTMWTHLISSLETDELNKIIDVILPPIVRELSVGDVGAPASPVKQLAGRLGKKLRRKIGDIEYGKLVAEVQTRLNIRRAERKKVLLQEKVHNPEKAAKRKLQLKEKKKQSKKMKLEMMHGKRPKAKKRKAEDIDVEDQLLQDDD, from the exons atgAAGAGTAAACCTGTGAAACATAAAACTACAAACACATTCCGG TTTGTACCATTTGCAGAACGTATCAATTCAATTGACATCCGTCATGCAGCTCTGTACCACATCGAGCATGCATACACACAGCATCCTGATGAAAACGACACACATTTTCACCTGGCGATACAGAAATGGTACGCTCTCAACTTGACAGAAAACTTTAAGAAGTTCCGTAAAGATGTGTTTGGAATCATCACAGTTCCTCAGCTGGTTcacaaaaaagaagaagtatTTGACATTTTAGAGAGATACCTCAATTTGGAGGATCAGTTGTGTCTACAGCCTTTATTGGA AATCTTGGTATCTCTAGCAAAGGATTTACGCAACGACTTCTACCCACAGTTTCCTAGATTTCTAGATATACTCATAAAACTATTAAACACAAAAGATGCAGACAGGCTGGAATGGACTTTGGTTTGCCTGGcgtttctttttaaaatattaaaaccgaATTTAAAGAAAGACATAGCAGTTGTCCTGAAAAGAATAATTCCGTTACTTAGTGAAGAACATCCTCAGTATATTAACAATTTTGCAGCTGAAAGTTTTGCTTTTGTTGCCCGAGATATACGAGATAAAAAGAAGTTTCTTGagcttttattaaattatttgaagaTAAATGAtgat GCTATCACTGGATGTGGTCATCTTTTATTTGAAATGATAAAGGGAGTTGGTAACAAGTTCCATAGTTGCATAGACACCTTCTTACCACTACTACTGCAGACACTCAAAGATgataaacagtatcaagatgtGCTATTCAAAGTCCTCACACAAACCATTGAAGACAGTCTACAAACTATTTCTCACAAGGAGTACACAATATTCTGGTCTAGTGCTCTCAGGTTTattgaagaaatattgaatgaGAATGATGAAGAAAGTAAAGGGCTAGAATATATTCTGAGGCTTGCAGGTCAAGTTGTTGAACACCAGAATGGAAAATACTTAACCAACCCTCCACAGTTTGTGCTCTTGCTGGTAAAAGTTATATGTGAACAGTTCTCTGAGAATGTACTCGAAGTGTGCGCCCAAATTGGTGCTCTACTGCTTTTATCTCCAAATGTATCACTGTCCCAGGAACATGCAGGGATCATTGTCAAAGTCCTACTCCCATTGCCTTAcccaaatattttgattaactttgtTAGAAATGTCATTGACTATGCACAGTTTGACATGCACATTTTGCCCCCATTCCTTAATTTCGTTCTTCAGTCCGGATTCGACAATGAAGCAATGTGTACATTGACCAAGATTTGTTTGAGAAAGTCTCCTTTATCCATGAATGGTATAAAACTTTTCGAATGGGTGAAATACCCAGTTGATTTTGGGGCTGGTCTTCCTGACTTCATGGAGCATTGTAATACTGTCTTGAATGACGATATGGAGAATATTGTGGAAAACCCTTCGAAGTTAATGAATGTTCTTTTCTGCTTGCCACACATAGAAAATATAGATGTGGATTACTGTGTGACGACACTTAGCAAGCTCATAGCAAAGTTGCTGCAAGTTCTGAACACTTATAACATTGCAGTGCAGTCTGAGAACAACCAATTTCACTGCGATAATACGGCCCTTTCCAGGTGTGCTAGACAAGTGTTATTTATACTAGCAAACGCTTTGGAAAGTGCCATTCACATTTCCAGTTGCAAGAAGTTGAAAACCATCTGTGATATTGAAATGCTCCTGTGTGTGATACTGCCATATGCTGCAGATCCTAATTACTTGGCGGCGTTACATCTTCTGGACTTATATTTGACGGCATATGAACAGGAAAACGGATTGATTTATGCACACCTCTCTTTGATTGATTCATATCTGAGGAATAACGTGTCGTCGCCTTTTCATACT GTTCGTCTGCTGACGACTCATGTTTACAAGCTATTCGAAAATGTCCCAGAGCTAGAAAAAACTGCGCAAGTCGGCGGGAGTGTAGTACGATTTTCCGTATTCAGTAGATGCTTTGCCGTAGAATCCATCCAACCATCCATCCAAGAGTACAGGGCTCAGATAAACATGCTGCAAAAAATGACCTTAAATACCACCCAGTACACTCTTGCTAAAGAAACagattttcatttgtttgcATTGAACTATATGCTCGGGTTTCTGTATGTAAACTTCAAATTGCTCTGGGAACCAGTCTCAGAATTTATCGCTGGATATGGTAACGCGCTCACCGCGGAAGAATTCTGGCCACCATTCTACAAAGCATTGACGACATCGTTCGAAAACGCCAAGAAGGATCTAAAGAAGTTTCAGTTCGATAGTGAAATAGACACGAATTACAGCTTCCTGAGGCAGTTGTATACAGAATACAACAGTATATTTGAGAGACCAGATGTATACAACTACAGGAACTTGATCCTGAAGGTTATGACCAACTGCATCCAAGTTTGTGAAGCTAAGAATCGGGATGTAGTGGTATtatttttgaactttattgaggGTGAATACAGAAGGAATGATGGTGGAAATGCGCTGAAAATTGATGTTGAAGTTCGTAATAATACTGCAATGGAAATCGATGAGTCGGCCATTGAAAATGCTGCAAATGCAGAAGATATTCCAGAAGTTATTGAGGAACCGAAAGAAACAGCGTCaggcaaaataatttttaaaacactCATAAACATAATGCAAGTTCTGGCGCAATTCAAAAATCCTAGAGCACTCCACAAAGAACCAGTATTCTGGGAACTTTACATGGAGTTTCTGAAACATAAAAATGCAGGACTTCAGAAGTTTGCTTTAGATTGCGTTTTGAactacaaaaataaaagtgtcaCACCATACAAAAGCAATCTGTACAACTTGGTTGATGAGAACAAATTCAAAGATGAACTGACTTTGTTTAAGATCACAGAAGATTCCCAGAATATTCAGCCTGATGACAGACAGCATGTTGTTCCAATAATATTGAGGATACTTTATGGAAAAATGACTTCGAAATTAGGCGCGGATAAGAAAGGCGGTGGCCAAGCGAGGAGATCCCTTGTGATGAGATATCTTGCTGGTTGTAATGAAAACGAGTTGAAAATGTTTATTGAAATGGCATTCTCCCATTTACAACAATATTTGACCTTAGAGCCCAGGCAAATACTCGAAAATACAATGGCTACTTTGGATTTGAAATCAATCACCAGCCCTGGAAAGCTTCACAGTATATTGAATCTTTTTGAGGTGGTCAGGGAATACTTTGGTGGTTACTTGAAAGATGACTTGCAGAACCaattctttaaaatattctATTCGGTATGCTCTTTAGTTGGTGCTGTTCTATCCCAAGGAGATAGAGTCCATGTTGGATATGTCAAAATTATGAAGAACCTCAGGACACTTTGTTTGGGAACACTAAGAAAGCTATTTGACCAGTTCCATGAATATCCTTGGAGCAAGGATGAGTTGTACGTCATTTACGAGACGCTTATTTGGCCATTGATTCCAAAATTACATATTGAAGGAATCCATACGCCTACAGCATTGTTAAAACTGCTGAACACTTGGTGCCAGAATCCAAGGTATTATGTTCTGTTGGTGACAGTTTCTGAAAAGGATAATACTTTGTGCCCATTGCCTGCACTGTTTCAATTGCTGTTAGCACCCAAAACAACTCCTGGTGTTGTTAACACTATTTTGGACATGATAGAGAAACTGCTAACATTAGCAGAAGATAATGAGGAGAAAGAAGTTCCTCCAATAGAATCATTCAACGTCTTACCTACTACTGACAGCAACAGCATAGAGAATGTAAAGGAAATTAATTTTGGGAGTATTATATTGATACCGCACATTCCAAGTATTTTGGAAGTCATGAAGCGACGTATAGCAAATTCGGCGAAATCAAACACCGTAAATAGAAGAGACTTGCTCATTCTCTCAAGAGTGACAGAATTGGTCACGACACCCGAGTTATGTGACGATCTGCTGAATTTGTTATTGCCAATTCTAGTCAAAAAGGTGTGCATGAATATGGCTGAAGAAAACATGGAGCATGCTGTGACGACTATAATAAACTTACTGGGCCACAGTACGAATCCCCAAATATACATAAAGAACATAGCGGTGCTATTCAATAAAGTCGCACCAGTCGATGTCAGGAAACTTCTAATCAAATTGCTTTCGTCGATCGCTGAGAATGCTGATAAAAACAAAGATGTCTTAACCAGAATGGCTAGTATCATTACTGAAATGAACGCATACAATAAGATGTGGATAGAGCAGCCTGATTTTGACAGAAGAATAGACGCTTACAAGAAAATATATCAGCTCTCAGAAAATAACGAGATCGATTTAGATCTCGCGATTCTGATCGTAAACAACTGCTTTTACTCTATCCGTACTGAGAAGGACATTGGTCTTAGGGATGGAGCTGGTCTGTGTTTGAAGAGAATTCTTCCGAAACTCCTTTCCAAATATTGGTCTATGACTGATGGGCAATTCCTTGTGAGAGACACAGTACTGTCTCTGATTTCCTCTGGGATTAGAGACACGAAAAACGAAATTCTCAGAAATGAAAGCATCGCGTTGCTTGGTGAACTAGCCAGAGAATCACCCGACGCAGACGTGGTATTATCTGACCTCGCCCATCTGACCAACAAGGAAGATGTAGAAGTTGATTTCTTCGAGAACATGTGTCATTTACAAATGCATAGACGAGTTCGAGCTCTGATGAAGTTCTGCAAAGTAGTGAAAAAGGTGTCGAAATGTCCTACTCCTAGGACGCTAACCAATTTCATTCTACCTTTAGCAACAACGTACATTTGTGACGACAAGTACACAGACAAAAATACGTTGATAGATGCTTGCATCGAAGTCATTTCGACTTCCTGCAGGTTACTTCCATGGTACCATTACGAAGTAATATTAAAGACGTATTTGAACAAAATGCGCCATTCCACAGAACATCAAAAGCAGTTGACTCGTATACTAGTAGGCATCCTGGATGCTTTCCACTTTGATTTCTCTAAAGTAAAGAACATCGATTTGCCAAAAGCCTTGATTACTAATACTGAAACTGGGACTATAAGATTAGGCAGAAAGAAAGCTAAAACCGAACAAAatgctgaaacgaatgaaaatGCTGAAGTGGTTGAGAAGAAAACTGAAACAGATGATGCTGaaatgaaagaaaatgaaaCGCCAGAAGAAGACAAAGTAGAAATCGATGTAGAATCTGAATTGAAAGCGGCAGATGATGAAGCAGAAAAAGATGATTCGTCTAAAGAAGTTTCGGACGTGCCAGCTTTTGAAAGGATCACAAGTGTTTCACCTTCCGTCGCTAAGAGGATTATCAAGTCACTATCAGCTGGTCTACTCCCTCAATTAAATAG GGCAATAGGCAAGATGACAGATCACGAAGAGTCCCACAAGGTGAACAGACGCCGCACGGGCATCGAACGGCAAGAGGAAGAAATGATGCGAGTGCCGATTGCGCTTGCTTTGGTTAAACTGCTGCAGCGACTGCCTGGAGAGCCTTTGAGGCACCAGCTGCCTGG CATCATCATAAAACTGTGTTCCTTCTTAAAATCTCCATTGAAACAAGTGCGCATCGCAGCCAGAGATATCGTCAAGAAAATCATGATAACTGTCGGATCTTCTTACTTAGGCATCTTACTCGAACACTTGACTTTACTACTCACGAAAGGCTTCCAATGTCACGTCTTAGTTTCTACTATACACACTGTGCTAGATGCCTTGAAATCCGACTTCAAAGCAGGAGAACTAAACGAGAATTTGGACTACATATTAGATGTATGCACAAATGATTTATTTGGTGATTTATCAGAGGAAAAAGAAGTGGACAAGCTACATTATAAAACGCCCGAAGCAAAACCAAGCAAGAAAAGCTACGTAACTCTTATGATTGTATCCCAAAATATAACAGAGGGTTGCTTGATCAATCTTCTTTTGCCTTTCAAAGAGGTTCTACAAAAACACCACTCCAAAAAGATGGTTTTAAAGGTGCAAGAAGCTCTGATGCACATATCAAGTGGTTTAGTCACTAACAAATTCATTGACATCGAGTCTCTATTCATATTCCTTCACGGTATCGCCTCGGAGAGCATTCCAGAATTCGTATTAGGTGCACCTAAGAGAGAAATAACTGAGGCCCAGAAGGAAAAAATGCTTAGAGCGAAACCAGACTGCTTCATCATCCCAGAAACGCCTAAACGAAGTAAAGAGTCGCAAGTGAGGAACGTAAAAACTTCTGGCAAAGCCAACTCTCACGTTTTAGTCGAATTCAGCATGAATATCCTTTACGTCATACTCAAAAGAGAGAAAGTCCCAAGAATGGACTGCAAAGCGTTCGTAGATCCATTGATACCTCTGCTTGTTGACGCGTTGAAAAGCGACCATGTCAAAGTAACGACTGTAGCTATGAAATGCATTTTGACTCTCTGGACTATTAGAATTAGTACGCCGACGTTGGAAGAAATGGTACAGGATGTTGTAAAAACGATATTTTCGATTTTGCACAAGTATGCCACATTTGAGATTAGCAAGCAGAACGATAATTATCATCTAGTCAGGAATGCATTTAAG GCAGTCACAGTCCTAATCAGAAACGTAAAGTACTACAAATTAGAGGCTGAACAGCTTAAAACGCTTCTCCTATATGCAGAAGAAGATTGCATGAACGACGAGCGTCAAGCCAACTCATTCACTCTGCTGAAAGCTATTCTAGAAGCGAAACTCGTCTCTACAGAGTTGCATGAGGTTATGGAAAAGATATCTAAGATCTGTATATTGAGTGAATCAGCAAAATCGAG GGAAGAAGCCCGCACAATATTCGTGACGTACCTAACGAACTACTCGCCCGGCAAGAAGATGGACAAGTTTATTCAGTTCTTCGTGTCCCAGCTTAATTTCGAGTTGCAGCACGGGCGGGAATCATCTCTGAAGTTCCTGGACATGATCATCAATAAGTTCCCATTG CAACAACTCTCCAAACATGGCGACTACCTCCTACTAGCGCTCGGCGCGTCAATGCTTAACGATTCTGCGCCTGaatgccgcgccgccgccgccgcctgttTAGAAGCTATGCTCAAGAGACTGCCCACTTTGGACAGGAACAAGCTGTTTGATCTGGTGCTGACGTTCTTCCAAGATACCCAG ATACCCAGGTATGTTTATTTGTTGCTACTGACTAGTTCATCAATGCTCAACCATTCTGCGCCTGaatgccgcgccgccgccgccgcctgttTAGAAGCTATGCTCAAGAGACTGCCCACTTTGGACAGGAACAAGCTGTTTGATCTGGTGCTGACGTTCTTCCAAGATACCCAG ATACCCAGGTATGTTAATTTGTTGCTACTGACTGGTTCATCAATGTTCAACGACTCGGCGCCCgagtgccgcgccgccgccgccgcctgttTAGAAGCTATGCTCAAGAGACTGCCCACTTTGGACAGGAACAAACTGTTTGATCTGGTGCTGACGTTCTTCCAAGATACCCAG ATACCCAGGTATGTTTATTTGTTGCTACTGACTAGTTCATCAATGCTCAACGATTCTGCGCCTGaatgccgcgccgccgccgcagcctgTTTAGAAGCTATGCTCAAGAGACTGCCCACATTGGACAGGAACAAACTGTTTGACCTGGTGCTGACGTTCTTCCAAGATACCCAG ATACCCAGGTATGTTTATTTGTTGCTACTGACTAGTTCATCAATGCTCAACGATTCTGCGCCTGaatgccgcgccgccgccgccgcctgttTAGAAGCTATGCTCAAGAGACTGCCCACTTTGGACAGGAACAAGCTGTTTGATCTGGTGCTGACGTTCTTCCAAGATACCCAG CCAATCCACTTCGAGCTCGCCGCGCAACTAAGCACTCGCTTCGTAAACGTCGAAGGCGATGACTTCAAAAGCCGCCTCAGCACCGTCCTCTCTCTAGTCAGCAGCAAAATCCTTCTACTCAGCAACGACATAACCGAAGGCCGCTTCGTGAAGCTACGGTTAGAGCAATCTGACGACAAAACGGACGAAGAAAAACAGAAAGAGAAAGACCACAGCTTGATTCAGATCTTAAACTTGATTGACAGGATAACAACAAACTGTTCTAATAGCATCAAAGATAAGAAGTTTATAAGCGACTTTGATGACTTAGCTCAACAGTGTCAAGCGTTATTGGGGTATCCACACGCGTGGGTAAGATTACGCGCGGCAAAGATTCTGGGCACCATTCTCTGTGTTGTGAATATTGAGGAGTTGGATCTGGTGGTGCAGAAGAAAGCTGAGAGTGAGAGAGGGTTCATCTATTACGATACGGAGGTGTCTTTGAGGAGTTTGGTGCTGGATCTGTGTGCGCAGTTCACGCCGTCCGTTACTAAGGAAATGGCTGAGGAG GTGACATCAGTACTCTTCCAAATATTGAAGCTAGTCCACAACATGTCCAGTTTCAAGTTAACCCCCAAATGCATAGCGGAGGAGAGTAAGGAGGAAGCGGAGACCACGGCCAAAGTGAATCTCCGCTGGATACTGTTCAAGCTTAGGAAAGCCGTTAACGTTGAAGTGGCTAGGGCGCCTAATTCTACTAATATT AGAATATCAATATTCACAATGTGGACCCACCTCATAAGTTCGCTAGAAACGGACGAGCTAAACAAAATCATTGACGTCATCCTACCGCCGATAGTGCGCGAACTGTCCGTCGGTGACGTGGGGGCGCCGGCGTCGCCTGTCAAGCAACTCGCCGGGAGACTGGGGAAGAAGTTGAGAAGAAAGATCGGGGACATTGAGTATGGGAAACTAGTGGCTGAGGTGCAGACGAGACTGAATATTAGGAGGGCTGAGAGGAAAAAG
- the LOC135074675 gene encoding hydroxyacylglutathione hydrolase, mitochondrial isoform X1: MLARIVNSLPLGLSQQITKLYFQALVRNQREAHSAIEHLQYKNMDVKILPALQDNYMYLIVDKATKEAAIVDPVDPGAVLKAVEEQGVNLTTVLTTHHHWDHAGGNADLVKQHPGLQVYGGDDRIGALTKKVQHNTRFNVGNLNVQCLFTPCHTSGHICYFVSAPEEGNDPAVFTGDTLFLAGCGRFFEGTADQMHQALINILSGLPDQTKVFCGHEYTLQNLKFASHVEPTNEEIKKKMEWSKDMREKGKPTVPSTIAEEKLYNPFMRVNQSSVMKFAKSNDEIETMKIIRLHKDNFKA, encoded by the exons ATGCTTGCCAGGATTGTGAACTCTTTGCCACTCGGCCTATCTCAACAGATAACGAAGCTCTATTTTCAAG cTTTGGTCCGCAACCAACGTGAAGCTCACAGCGCTATTGAGCATCTCCAGTACAAAAACATGGATGTGAAAATTCTGCCCGCCTTGCAAGACAACTACATGTACCTCATTGTGGATAAGGCCACAAAAGAGGCTGCAATCGTTGATCCCGTGGACCCTGGTGCTGTATTGAAGGCTGTGGAGGAACAGGGTGTGAATTTGACAACTGTGTTGACTACTCATCATCATTG GGACCATGCAGGAGGCAATGCTGACTTAGTGAAGCAGCATCCTGGTCTTCAAGTGTACGGTGGAGACGACCGCATAGGTGCCTTAACCAAGAAGGTTCAACACAACACTCGGTTCAATGTTGGGAACCTAAATGTGCAGTGCCTGTTCACACCGTGCCATACGTCAGGTCATATCTGCTACTTTGTCTCTGCACCAGAAGAGGGAAATGACCCAGCAGTTTTTACAG GTGATACTTTGTTCCTGGCTGGATGTGGGAGGTTCTTTGAGGGTACAGCTGATCAGATGCACCAGGCTCTGATAAACATACTCAGTGGACTCCCAGACCAAACCAAAGTGTTTTGTGGCCATGAGTACACTTTACAAAACCTGAAGTTTGCATCTCATGTAGAACCTACCAATGAGGAGATTAAGAAAAAGATGGAGTGGTCTAAGGATATGAGAGAGAAAGGCAAACCTACA GTCCCATCAACTATTGCAGAGGAAAAGTTATACAACCCATTCATGAGGGTAAATCAATCTTCAGTCATGAAGTTTGCCAAATCAAATGATGAGATTGAAACCATGAAAATTATTCGCCTCCACAAGGACAACTTCAAAGCttga
- the LOC135074675 gene encoding hydroxyacylglutathione hydrolase, mitochondrial isoform X2 — MDVKILPALQDNYMYLIVDKATKEAAIVDPVDPGAVLKAVEEQGVNLTTVLTTHHHWDHAGGNADLVKQHPGLQVYGGDDRIGALTKKVQHNTRFNVGNLNVQCLFTPCHTSGHICYFVSAPEEGNDPAVFTGDTLFLAGCGRFFEGTADQMHQALINILSGLPDQTKVFCGHEYTLQNLKFASHVEPTNEEIKKKMEWSKDMREKGKPTVPSTIAEEKLYNPFMRVNQSSVMKFAKSNDEIETMKIIRLHKDNFKA, encoded by the exons ATGGATGTGAAAATTCTGCCCGCCTTGCAAGACAACTACATGTACCTCATTGTGGATAAGGCCACAAAAGAGGCTGCAATCGTTGATCCCGTGGACCCTGGTGCTGTATTGAAGGCTGTGGAGGAACAGGGTGTGAATTTGACAACTGTGTTGACTACTCATCATCATTG GGACCATGCAGGAGGCAATGCTGACTTAGTGAAGCAGCATCCTGGTCTTCAAGTGTACGGTGGAGACGACCGCATAGGTGCCTTAACCAAGAAGGTTCAACACAACACTCGGTTCAATGTTGGGAACCTAAATGTGCAGTGCCTGTTCACACCGTGCCATACGTCAGGTCATATCTGCTACTTTGTCTCTGCACCAGAAGAGGGAAATGACCCAGCAGTTTTTACAG GTGATACTTTGTTCCTGGCTGGATGTGGGAGGTTCTTTGAGGGTACAGCTGATCAGATGCACCAGGCTCTGATAAACATACTCAGTGGACTCCCAGACCAAACCAAAGTGTTTTGTGGCCATGAGTACACTTTACAAAACCTGAAGTTTGCATCTCATGTAGAACCTACCAATGAGGAGATTAAGAAAAAGATGGAGTGGTCTAAGGATATGAGAGAGAAAGGCAAACCTACA GTCCCATCAACTATTGCAGAGGAAAAGTTATACAACCCATTCATGAGGGTAAATCAATCTTCAGTCATGAAGTTTGCCAAATCAAATGATGAGATTGAAACCATGAAAATTATTCGCCTCCACAAGGACAACTTCAAAGCttga